AAGCTTGTTATCTAATCTGGCCACTTTCCTGGGTCTCCCTGGACCAGCCCTAACAGTCTTGTCATCTCCTAGGCCGGTCTTTACTTTATTTGGTCTATTTTCCGATAAGTTGGAGTCTTTGGTGGTGCATCCTACAGACTGGCTTTTGTTTTTGACCGCGGTGAAGCTTGAGCCTGCGTGCTGTTTGTAATGTGCCTTAAGTGACAAATGATGGATAAAGACTTTTCCGCAGACCTGACACGGATACGCGCCTCCTCTCCTGCGCTTGCTGATCACCGGCCTTGGTTCTCTCctaacatttttctctctgctgtgctTCTCCTTTCTGTGCAGGTACAGCTTAGAGGTGCTCCTGAAAACCATGTCGCAAGAGCGACAGTTCAGATGCgtctttttggattttggccTTTTAATTGGATCTCCATTCGCCTTGGTATTCCCTCCTTTCCTCGTGTCTCCACTAGTACCTTGTCCTTTGCTCTTTTGTCCCTGTGGAGCCATCACCCGCTCCTCTGCGTGGTTGGTCTGTTCATGGCGTTGCAGTCCAGCCTCTGTGCGGAAGGTTCTCGAACAGTATTGGCACACATTGACAGCTCTGCTGCTGGGCCCCGGGGTGTCTGAAGAATCAGAGCGGGTCGAGTCTCCCTCAGAAACGGGCAGAGAATCATCTGGAAGGCTACTGGCATCGACTATATCTGATGGGGATGGTGGTTCACTACAACCAGCCTGCTGATGGTGCAGCAGAGCCTGCTTCTGGCTGAAGCCTCTACCGCACGGGGCACATGCGTAGGGGCTACTGTCCAGGAGGTGAGGCGACTTGCCAGGATCCGACGTGCGAGTAGTGCATGCAGGGCACGGAGAACCAAGCCGTGACTCTGCATGACAAAGCTCACACGGGGAGGAATCGCGATCGCACTTATGTAGCTGTAAGGACGACTTCAGGGAGAACTCCTGACCACAAGAGGGACAGCGGTGAGGCTTGGGTAACGTGTGTTTTAGTTCCTGGTGGTGCAGCAGATCTGTCGCATAAGGGAAGCCCTTACCACATTCTTGACAAACATACGTGGACAGGTGGGATGGTTGCTGCCTCTGGTTTCGTGGGTGCTGTTTTGTCTCAGCACGTGCAATGAAGTTGGCGAGCCTGGACAGAGTGTCTGCTGCCGTCTGCGAGCGGCTGAACGACTCCTGGGCCCTCGTGGTGCTCCAGCTGACTCCATCCATCCTCTTTCGCCAAGCTTACGTCCAGCCTTAGTGGAGACAGAAGAAGCTTGAGTCATTAGCTTGGACATCACACAACTACAAGCGCTAAAACAAAAGGCTAAGACATTCAGCAATGTTTTGTtaaacacagggctgcacaattaatcgaaatatggccaagtgcagtatcgcagaagctgcaatgttttgatgaaggtaaaatgtgtagcattataatgaagtactgtggCGCTGCAGAGatgcctacaaatcttgttccccagatgtaagaaaacacgttacagacccc
This sequence is a window from Siniperca chuatsi isolate FFG_IHB_CAS linkage group LG10, ASM2008510v1, whole genome shotgun sequence. Protein-coding genes within it:
- the si:ch211-148l7.4 gene encoding zinc finger protein 169, with protein sequence MDGVSWSTTRAQESFSRSQTAADTLSRLANFIARAETKQHPRNQRQQPSHLSTYVCQECGKGFPYATDLLHHQELKHTLPKPHRCPSCGQEFSLKSSLQLHKCDRDSSPCELCHAESRLGSPCPACTTRTSDPGKSPHLLDSSPYACAPCGRGFSQKQALLHHQQAGCSEPPSPSDIVDASSLPDDSLPVSEGDSTRSDSSDTPGPSSRAVNVCQYCSRTFRTEAGLQRHEQTNHAEERVMAPQGQKSKGQGTSGDTRKGGNTKANGDPIKRPKSKKTHLNCRSCDMVFRSTSKLYLHRKEKHSREKNVRREPRPVISKRRRGGAYPCQVCGKVFIHHLSLKAHYKQHAGSSFTAVKNKSQSVGCTTKDSNLSENRPNKVKTGLGDDKTVRAGPGRPRKVARLDNKLTDPGRCREVPEVEEVDDREFPCPSCAEVFSLQSQLKKHVELHQSSVRTRQCSVCTNEMDTCKWPGSKRQRLYHCVPCQQGFSALDSFLEHCQEHLRVRVEEDSITEGYTHQASKA